In Nostoc sp. UHCC 0926, a single genomic region encodes these proteins:
- the fabD gene encoding ACP S-malonyltransferase: MTKTAWVFPGQGSQALGMGIDLLDIPSAKDKFAQAEKILGWSVTEICQNEEAKLSQTLYTQPILYVVESILADLLRERGHHPDLVAGHSLGEYTALYIAGVFEWSAGLYLVKRRAELMDSAVGGMMAALMNFDREHLEKVIALTPDVVLANDNSSTQVVISGTTEAVQAVMTQVKAKRAIPLKVSGAFHSHLIAPAAAQFQDIIESVEFQPAIVPVLSNVEPIPSIDAEILKQRLNKQMTGSVRWREISLELPANGIQRVVEIGPGKVLTGLIKRSSPELILKNIQSAADLPV; encoded by the coding sequence ATGACTAAAACTGCATGGGTGTTTCCCGGACAAGGTTCCCAAGCATTGGGAATGGGAATAGACTTATTAGATATACCATCCGCTAAAGACAAATTTGCCCAAGCCGAGAAAATTTTAGGCTGGTCTGTAACCGAAATCTGTCAAAACGAAGAAGCAAAGTTATCACAGACACTATATACCCAGCCAATTCTTTATGTGGTAGAAAGCATTCTTGCTGACCTTCTCCGAGAACGAGGACACCACCCAGACTTAGTTGCTGGACACAGTTTGGGAGAATATACTGCCCTTTACATAGCGGGTGTCTTTGAGTGGTCGGCTGGTTTATATCTAGTAAAGCGTCGTGCAGAACTCATGGATAGTGCCGTCGGTGGGATGATGGCGGCTTTGATGAACTTTGACCGCGAACATTTGGAAAAAGTCATTGCCCTAACGCCTGATGTGGTGCTGGCAAATGATAATAGTTCGACTCAGGTGGTAATTTCAGGCACAACTGAGGCTGTACAAGCGGTGATGACTCAAGTAAAAGCAAAGCGTGCTATTCCCCTAAAAGTTTCTGGAGCATTTCACTCACATTTAATAGCACCAGCAGCCGCCCAATTCCAAGATATTATAGAATCTGTGGAATTTCAGCCAGCTATTGTGCCAGTGTTGTCTAATGTAGAACCAATTCCGTCTATTGATGCCGAGATTTTAAAGCAACGCCTGAACAAACAAATGACTGGTTCTGTAAGATGGCGAGAAATTTCTCTGGAATTACCAGCCAACGGTATCCAGCGAGTAGTCGAAATTGGCCCTGGTAAAGTCCTAACTGGCTTAATTAAACGTAGTAGCCCTGAGTTAATATTAAAAAATATCCAGAGTGCTGCTGATTTACCTGTTTAA
- a CDS encoding beta-ketoacyl-ACP synthase 3, giving the protein MQNLGVAITGSGSAVPATSLHNQTLSEVVETSDEWITTRTGIRQRRLALPSESLSILATAASSQAIAASGIKPEDLDLILLATSTPDDLFGSACQVQAQLGATNAVAFDLTAACSGFVFGLVTAAQYIRTGVYRNVLLIGADILSRWVDWQDRSTCVLFGDGAGAVVLQANKSDRLLGFALKSDGTQNHHLNLAYAGASQELLPGINITKGTYQPITMNGKEVYRFAVQKVPEIIDKALFQANLSVDQIDWLVLHQANQRIIDAVAQRLNIPEHKVISNLAQYGNTSAASIPLALDEAVRQGKIKPNDIVAASGFGAGLTWGAAIFQWGR; this is encoded by the coding sequence GTGCAGAATTTAGGCGTAGCAATTACCGGAAGCGGCTCGGCAGTGCCAGCAACTTCCTTACACAACCAGACATTGAGTGAAGTAGTTGAAACATCAGACGAATGGATTACCACAAGAACGGGAATTCGTCAACGGCGATTAGCGCTGCCATCTGAGTCCTTGAGTATACTCGCTACTGCCGCCAGCAGTCAGGCGATCGCAGCTTCGGGAATTAAACCAGAAGACCTAGACCTGATTCTACTAGCCACTTCTACCCCTGATGATTTGTTTGGTAGTGCTTGTCAAGTACAGGCTCAATTAGGAGCCACCAACGCAGTAGCCTTTGACTTGACCGCTGCCTGTTCCGGCTTTGTGTTTGGTCTGGTTACAGCAGCCCAATATATTAGAACAGGCGTTTACCGAAATGTACTTTTGATCGGGGCAGATATCCTCTCTCGCTGGGTAGATTGGCAAGATCGGAGCACTTGTGTATTGTTCGGTGATGGTGCAGGGGCAGTAGTATTGCAGGCTAACAAAAGCGATCGCTTGTTGGGATTTGCACTTAAAAGTGATGGCACTCAAAACCATCACCTCAACCTTGCCTATGCAGGCGCTTCCCAAGAATTGCTCCCCGGTATAAATATCACTAAAGGCACTTATCAACCTATTACTATGAACGGCAAAGAAGTCTACCGCTTTGCTGTCCAAAAAGTGCCAGAAATCATAGATAAAGCTTTGTTTCAAGCCAACCTCAGCGTTGACCAAATAGATTGGCTAGTGTTACATCAAGCCAATCAGCGGATTATCGATGCCGTTGCCCAACGCCTAAATATCCCAGAACATAAAGTTATAAGTAATCTCGCTCAGTATGGCAATACCTCAGCTGCTTCCATTCCCTTAGCTTTGGATGAAGCAGTACGGCAAGGCAAAATTAAACCTAATGACATCGTTGCTGCATCTGGCTTTGGTGCCGGTCTTACCTGGGGTGCGGCAATTTTCCAATGGGGAAGGTGA
- the plsX gene encoding phosphate acyltransferase PlsX: MGSTRVRIAIDAMGGDHAPGEIVAGALRAREELGVDVLLVGDPQQIEAALPPKTNLGQVEIVTAEEAIAMDEEPLNAVRRKRKASINVAMDLVKQQQADAVFSAGHSGAAMASALLRLGRLPGIDRPAIGTVFPTIIAGKPVLVLDVGANVDCRPKFLEQFGVMGSAYSQYVLGTTEPKVGLLNIGEEDSKGNDAAVRAHQMLRENSQINFIGNAEGRDVLSGRFDVIVCDGFVGNILLKFAEAVGEVILQILREELPQGLHGQVGSALLKPNLKRVKQRMDHAEHGGALLLGVAGVCFIGHGSSQAPSIFNAIRMAKEAVDNQVLQRIQSHYILERESG; this comes from the coding sequence ATGGGATCGACTCGTGTAAGGATCGCAATTGACGCAATGGGAGGGGATCACGCACCCGGTGAAATTGTTGCTGGCGCACTGCGAGCACGGGAAGAATTGGGTGTAGATGTATTGTTGGTAGGTGATCCCCAACAAATAGAAGCTGCCTTGCCGCCAAAAACGAATTTAGGGCAGGTGGAGATCGTGACTGCTGAGGAAGCGATCGCTATGGATGAGGAGCCTTTAAATGCAGTTAGACGCAAACGCAAGGCTTCGATCAATGTGGCGATGGATTTAGTCAAGCAGCAGCAGGCAGATGCCGTATTTTCTGCCGGTCACTCTGGGGCAGCTATGGCATCCGCTTTGCTCCGCTTAGGACGATTGCCGGGAATTGACCGCCCAGCCATAGGGACAGTTTTTCCCACGATTATTGCTGGGAAGCCAGTGTTGGTACTTGATGTCGGCGCGAATGTAGATTGCCGTCCGAAGTTTTTAGAGCAGTTTGGTGTCATGGGTTCGGCCTACAGTCAGTATGTCTTGGGTACAACCGAACCGAAGGTGGGTTTATTGAATATCGGTGAAGAAGACTCTAAGGGCAATGATGCAGCCGTCCGCGCCCACCAAATGCTCCGCGAAAATTCCCAAATTAATTTTATTGGCAATGCCGAAGGGCGTGATGTGCTTTCCGGTCGCTTTGATGTGATTGTCTGTGATGGCTTTGTCGGTAATATATTGTTAAAATTTGCCGAAGCCGTCGGAGAAGTGATTTTGCAAATTCTACGGGAAGAATTACCCCAAGGATTGCACGGTCAAGTTGGTTCAGCACTCTTAAAACCCAACCTGAAGCGGGTTAAGCAGCGGATGGATCACGCAGAACATGGCGGCGCTTTGCTGTTAGGCGTGGCAGGAGTCTGTTTTATCGGTCACGGTAGCTCACAAGCACCTTCAATTTTTAATGCAATTCGGATGGCAAAAGAAGCTGTTGACAACCAGGTGCTACAACGAATTCAGTCCCACTATATCCTAGAGCGCGAGAGCGGTTAG
- a CDS encoding leucyl aminopeptidase — MTIQLSDKPLLEWAGDSLAIGLFEDAVELTGELATLDQKFSGVLKELIAEEEFKGKANSTIFSRVNPGSPVRKLILVGLGKPDALQLDTLRRAAAAVARVGKKQKSKILGFSFPLWNNDPAASAQAIAEGIELALYQDIRFKSEPEEKGSQIETVDLLGFGGQEAAITRANQIVSGVNLARQLVAAPANAVTPLTLAETAQAIANDYGLQVEILEREDCEKLGMGAFLGVSQGSELPPKFIHLTYKPEGTPKKKLAIIGKGVTFDSGGLNIKGAGSGIETMKMDMGGAAATLGAAKAIAQIKPDVEVHFISAVAENMISGHAMHPGDILTASNGKTIEVNNTDAEGRLTLADALVYADKLGLDAIVDLATLTGANVVALGEDIAGLYTPDDAVASQIEKAAETSGEKIWRMPMEEKYFEGLKSGIADMKNTGPRPGGAITAALFLKQFVKETPWAHLDIAGPVWTDKENGYNGAGATGYGVRTLVDWVLGSGE; from the coding sequence ATGACAATTCAACTTAGTGATAAGCCTTTGCTAGAGTGGGCAGGCGATAGTTTGGCAATTGGATTATTTGAAGATGCAGTAGAGTTAACCGGAGAACTAGCTACTTTAGATCAAAAGTTTTCTGGCGTCTTAAAAGAACTGATTGCTGAAGAAGAATTTAAAGGTAAAGCCAACAGTACCATCTTTAGCCGTGTGAATCCTGGTAGCCCAGTGCGGAAATTGATTTTGGTAGGTTTAGGAAAACCAGATGCACTACAACTAGATACTCTGCGCCGCGCTGCTGCTGCTGTGGCCAGGGTAGGAAAAAAGCAAAAAAGCAAAATTCTAGGATTTAGTTTTCCATTGTGGAATAACGATCCAGCAGCCAGCGCCCAAGCGATCGCAGAAGGCATCGAATTGGCGCTTTATCAAGATATTCGCTTTAAATCAGAACCAGAAGAGAAAGGATCACAAATAGAAACCGTAGATTTACTAGGTTTCGGTGGACAAGAAGCAGCCATCACCCGCGCCAATCAAATCGTTTCCGGGGTAAATTTGGCACGGCAGTTAGTAGCAGCGCCAGCCAATGCAGTAACACCGCTTACTTTGGCAGAAACTGCTCAAGCGATCGCTAACGATTACGGTTTACAAGTGGAAATTCTGGAACGAGAAGACTGTGAAAAGTTGGGTATGGGTGCTTTTTTGGGAGTATCGCAAGGTTCCGAGTTGCCACCTAAATTCATTCACCTGACTTATAAGCCAGAAGGTACACCCAAAAAGAAACTAGCAATTATTGGCAAAGGTGTAACCTTCGATTCCGGCGGACTCAACATTAAAGGTGCTGGTAGCGGCATCGAAACCATGAAAATGGATATGGGCGGTGCAGCTGCTACCTTGGGCGCGGCAAAAGCAATTGCTCAAATTAAGCCAGATGTCGAGGTTCACTTTATCTCGGCGGTAGCTGAAAACATGATTAGCGGTCACGCCATGCACCCTGGAGATATTCTCACAGCATCAAACGGCAAAACAATCGAAGTGAACAACACCGACGCTGAAGGACGTTTAACCCTAGCAGATGCCTTGGTGTATGCCGACAAATTGGGATTAGATGCGATCGTGGATTTAGCCACCCTGACTGGTGCCAACGTCGTTGCCTTGGGTGAGGATATTGCTGGTTTGTACACTCCCGATGATGCTGTAGCTTCCCAAATCGAGAAAGCTGCTGAAACTTCAGGCGAAAAGATTTGGCGGATGCCAATGGAAGAAAAATATTTTGAAGGGTTAAAGTCTGGTATCGCGGACATGAAGAATACAGGCCCGCGTCCGGGTGGTGCAATTACCGCTGCCCTTTTCCTCAAGCAATTCGTCAAAGAAACCCCTTGGGCGCACTTAGATATTGCCGGTCCCGTGTGGACAGATAAAGAAAATGGCTACAACGGCGCGGGGGCAACTGGCTACGGCGTTCGGACGCTAGTTGACTGGGTATTAGGGAGTGGGGAGTAA
- a CDS encoding YcjF family protein, which produces MADKPQETEVNKLVNSPRETSQVKIQTQSSVENEPSLLESFVKTVAETGKAVLDTAVGVGEATAKETHKLIEQTTQTSGQVVNRLSENWLIRKLSGVLNLNWLISDTNLVDLEKAEVAVNKLKKQYPNESPSQIAHRIMVEKATQAGTVGLATSILPGIAVALLAIDLTATTKLQSEMLYQIASVYGLDLKNPARKGEILAIFGLALGGSRLLKAAGLGLLRNVPLAGAAIAASSNATMIYSLGYAACRFYEAKLDESTSLESPQTLATLKAESEKYLEGAIAQEAVMDQILVHMILASHPEKTWKEILPELQAINLSHNSLDTIAQNIKSLKSLDILLNQLNRDFAIPLLAQCYKIAQVDNQITPVEQHIITAIAKKFDIDTNGIGA; this is translated from the coding sequence ATGGCAGACAAACCCCAAGAAACAGAGGTGAATAAATTAGTTAATTCACCCAGAGAAACTTCACAAGTAAAAATCCAGACTCAATCATCAGTAGAAAATGAACCGTCTTTATTAGAGTCTTTTGTTAAAACTGTTGCTGAGACGGGTAAAGCAGTTTTAGATACAGCAGTAGGGGTGGGAGAAGCGACGGCGAAAGAAACACACAAGTTAATTGAGCAAACAACTCAAACCAGTGGTCAGGTTGTGAATCGCCTTAGCGAAAATTGGCTGATTAGAAAACTATCTGGAGTGTTAAATCTAAATTGGCTAATTAGTGATACTAATCTTGTTGATTTGGAAAAAGCAGAAGTTGCGGTAAACAAGCTGAAGAAACAGTATCCAAATGAATCACCCAGCCAGATTGCTCACCGAATCATGGTGGAAAAAGCAACTCAAGCAGGCACAGTTGGACTAGCCACTAGTATTTTGCCAGGAATAGCAGTGGCATTGTTGGCAATTGATTTAACAGCGACAACAAAATTGCAGTCAGAAATGCTTTATCAAATTGCATCTGTCTACGGGCTAGATTTAAAAAATCCTGCCCGTAAAGGTGAAATTTTGGCAATTTTTGGTTTAGCTTTGGGTGGAAGTCGTCTGTTGAAAGCTGCGGGATTAGGCTTGTTGCGAAATGTACCCTTGGCAGGTGCAGCGATCGCAGCTAGTTCAAATGCGACGATGATCTATTCATTGGGCTATGCTGCTTGTCGATTTTACGAAGCCAAGCTGGATGAATCAACTTCCCTGGAATCGCCACAGACATTGGCAACATTAAAAGCCGAAAGTGAAAAGTATCTGGAAGGTGCGATCGCTCAAGAAGCTGTCATGGATCAAATCTTAGTTCACATGATCCTGGCGAGTCATCCAGAAAAGACTTGGAAAGAAATTTTGCCAGAATTACAAGCAATAAACCTCAGTCATAACTCGTTGGATACCATTGCCCAAAATATCAAATCACTTAAGTCTTTAGATATACTGCTCAATCAGCTAAATCGTGATTTTGCTATACCCTTGTTGGCTCAATGTTACAAAATTGCCCAGGTTGACAATCAGATTACACCAGTTGAGCAACATATAATCACAGCGATCGCTAAGAAATTTGACATTGACACAAATGGAATTGGGGCATAG
- a CDS encoding type II toxin-antitoxin system PemK/MazF family toxin codes for MRVQRGEVWLANLDPTKGSEQGDTRPVIIFQDDIVAEFSTTVIIIPLTTNLRRVSLPTCLLIQSGEGGLERDSVALCHQLRVIDKTRLQIKVGVLTTNFRF; via the coding sequence ATGAGGGTTCAGCGAGGTGAAGTATGGCTAGCCAATTTAGACCCTACCAAGGGTTCTGAACAAGGAGATACAAGACCAGTTATTATCTTTCAAGATGATATCGTCGCCGAATTTTCCACCACTGTCATCATCATTCCTCTAACAACAAATTTACGTCGTGTGTCTTTGCCAACCTGTTTATTAATTCAAAGTGGTGAAGGTGGATTAGAACGAGATTCAGTTGCTCTTTGCCACCAATTGCGGGTAATTGACAAAACAAGATTGCAAATAAAAGTGGGCGTTCTGACTACGAATTTTAGATTTTAG
- a CDS encoding alpha/beta fold hydrolase, translating into MTIREVELNPCFLTPERVQPEYPLLVYLPGMDGTGQLLRSQTAGLETGFDVRCLALPRKDLNTWDVLTKSVLDLIDAELEKSSQRPVYLCGESFGGCLAMKVAIQAPELFKRIILINPASSFRLRPWLNWASQFTSLVPSGLYDVGALALLPFLSSLPRISRSDRHELLKTMRSIPAETVLWRLSLLREFHIDDEQLSRLTQPVLLIAGASDRLLPSVIEVKRIANILANTNIVVLPNCGHACLLEEDINLYDILKANNFLETNADINIKR; encoded by the coding sequence ATGACTATAAGAGAAGTTGAGCTAAACCCTTGTTTCCTGACTCCTGAACGAGTACAGCCAGAGTATCCGTTGTTGGTATATTTACCAGGAATGGATGGAACAGGTCAATTATTGCGATCGCAAACCGCTGGATTAGAAACTGGCTTTGATGTCCGTTGTTTGGCGCTCCCACGGAAAGACCTGAACACTTGGGATGTGCTAACTAAGAGTGTATTGGACTTGATCGATGCCGAATTAGAAAAAAGCTCTCAAAGGCCAGTTTACTTGTGTGGTGAGTCCTTTGGTGGTTGCTTGGCAATGAAAGTTGCAATCCAAGCACCAGAGTTATTTAAGCGAATTATCTTAATTAACCCAGCTTCGTCCTTTCGTCTTCGCCCTTGGTTGAATTGGGCATCCCAATTTACTTCCTTAGTGCCATCAGGGTTGTATGATGTTGGCGCACTGGCGTTATTGCCGTTTTTATCATCTTTGCCACGCATTTCCCGAAGCGATCGCCATGAGCTGCTGAAAACTATGCGTTCTATCCCAGCAGAAACCGTTCTTTGGCGGTTGTCTTTACTGCGAGAGTTTCATATTGATGACGAGCAGTTAAGTCGCTTAACTCAACCAGTTTTGTTGATTGCCGGTGCTAGCGATCGCCTTTTGCCTTCTGTAATAGAAGTGAAGCGGATCGCGAATATCTTAGCAAATACCAACATTGTGGTGTTGCCCAATTGCGGACACGCTTGTTTGTTAGAGGAAGATATTAATCTCTATGACATTCTCAAGGCTAACAACTTTTTAGAAACTAATGCTGATATAAATATTAAAAGGTAA
- a CDS encoding lysophospholipid acyltransferase family protein — MSLNSPLEISRALMAALSTQMFRYYEDRIPQGASVLVVSNHRSFMDALILMAALSSPIRFACHHYMGQVPVMREIVIGQFGCFPLEETQNRQQSFFSQSQMLLQSRQMVGVFPEGTQPMVKFTQPNQMGEFQRGFAHLALRADVQDLAILPIAIASLEEVNTNGFPLRLLSVFDPSEPLFNQPGWHPLVIYRRVAVLIGHPYWITPQHKKKYHGKQAKTVVAELTEHCHGEISNLLRQGCY, encoded by the coding sequence ATGAGTCTAAATAGCCCTCTGGAAATTTCTCGCGCTTTGATGGCAGCACTCTCAACGCAAATGTTTCGTTATTACGAGGATCGCATTCCCCAGGGTGCCAGTGTATTGGTAGTCAGCAATCACCGCAGCTTTATGGATGCACTGATTTTGATGGCGGCGTTATCTAGTCCGATTCGCTTTGCTTGCCATCATTACATGGGACAAGTGCCAGTAATGCGGGAGATTGTCATCGGACAATTCGGGTGTTTTCCTTTGGAGGAAACTCAAAACCGCCAGCAAAGCTTTTTTTCGCAATCACAGATGCTGTTGCAGTCCAGACAGATGGTGGGAGTCTTTCCAGAAGGAACTCAACCAATGGTGAAATTTACTCAGCCAAACCAAATGGGTGAATTTCAGCGCGGATTTGCCCATTTGGCATTGCGAGCAGATGTGCAGGATCTAGCTATTTTACCGATCGCGATCGCCTCCTTAGAAGAGGTAAACACGAATGGTTTCCCCTTAAGGCTTTTAAGTGTATTTGACCCTTCAGAACCTTTATTTAACCAACCTGGTTGGCATCCTCTGGTAATTTATCGTCGGGTTGCTGTGTTAATCGGTCACCCTTATTGGATTACGCCCCAACACAAGAAAAAATATCACGGAAAACAAGCCAAAACTGTTGTGGCTGAATTGACAGAACACTGTCACGGCGAAATTAGCAACTTACTGCGTCAAGGTTGCTATTAG
- the metG gene encoding methionine--tRNA ligase: protein MNLVDKTEKTFALTTPLYYVNDIPHIGSAYTTIAADVVARFHRLLGYKVLLITGTDEHGQKIQRSAESLGKAPQEFCDEIVPSFISLWELLDIQYDRFSRTTAARHEAIVKEFFERVWESGDIYQGQQKGWYCVSCEEFKEERDLLEGHRCAIHTNKEVEWRDEQNYFFRLSKYQTKLTEFYQYRPDFIQPESRRNEVLSFVNQGLQDFSISRVNLDWGFPVPVDPKHTLYVWFDALLGYVTALLEPDAKPTLANALETWWPINLHLIGKDILRFHAVYWPAMLLSAGLPLPGRVFGHGFLTKDGQKMGKSLGNTLDPVALVQRYGSDAVRYYFLKEIEFGKDGDFNEVRFINVLNADLANDLGNLLNRTLSMVKKYCADTNVPSIGNEGIPDENPLKKIGLRLGEQVKQAYEELAFSQACVAILSLAQASNKFIDEQAPWSLYKKGQQQSVEKVLYAVLESVRLSAYLLSPIIPNISSDIYQQLGFGINFNDQIQSSVTAPFATHATWGILSSKQQLGTHQPVFKRIEPPKND from the coding sequence ATGAATCTAGTGGATAAAACAGAAAAGACATTTGCACTGACAACACCCCTATATTATGTAAACGATATTCCCCATATAGGCAGTGCTTATACAACGATCGCAGCAGATGTAGTCGCGCGATTTCACAGGCTGCTGGGGTATAAGGTATTACTGATTACAGGTACAGATGAACATGGGCAAAAAATCCAGCGATCGGCAGAGAGTTTAGGCAAAGCACCACAAGAGTTTTGTGATGAAATTGTCCCTAGCTTCATTAGTTTATGGGAGTTACTAGACATTCAATACGATCGCTTTAGTCGGACTACTGCTGCTCGTCATGAAGCGATCGTTAAAGAATTCTTTGAGCGAGTATGGGAATCTGGTGATATCTACCAGGGACAACAAAAAGGCTGGTACTGCGTATCCTGCGAAGAATTCAAAGAAGAACGGGATCTGCTAGAAGGACACCGTTGCGCGATTCATACTAACAAAGAAGTCGAGTGGCGAGACGAGCAAAACTATTTTTTTCGCTTATCCAAATATCAAACTAAGCTGACAGAATTTTATCAATATAGACCAGATTTTATTCAACCAGAAAGTCGGCGGAATGAAGTCCTCAGCTTTGTAAATCAAGGGCTGCAAGACTTTTCCATTTCGCGGGTGAATCTAGATTGGGGTTTTCCCGTACCAGTTGATCCTAAGCACACCCTTTATGTCTGGTTTGACGCGCTGCTAGGTTATGTCACAGCATTATTAGAACCAGATGCAAAACCGACTTTAGCAAATGCTTTAGAAACATGGTGGCCAATCAACCTGCACCTAATTGGTAAGGATATTCTGCGTTTCCATGCAGTTTATTGGCCTGCAATGTTGTTGTCGGCCGGCTTACCCTTGCCGGGGCGAGTATTTGGGCATGGCTTTTTGACTAAAGATGGTCAAAAAATGGGCAAAAGTCTGGGTAACACCCTTGATCCTGTAGCGTTAGTTCAGCGCTATGGTAGTGATGCCGTTCGTTATTACTTCCTTAAGGAAATCGAATTTGGCAAGGATGGAGATTTTAATGAAGTTAGGTTCATTAATGTTCTGAATGCAGATTTGGCGAATGATTTAGGTAATTTGCTCAATCGCACCTTGAGCATGGTGAAGAAATACTGCGCTGACACTAATGTCCCATCAATCGGCAATGAAGGAATTCCTGACGAAAATCCTTTGAAAAAAATTGGTTTACGTCTAGGGGAACAGGTAAAACAAGCCTATGAGGAGCTAGCCTTCAGTCAAGCCTGTGTGGCCATACTTTCACTGGCGCAAGCCAGTAATAAGTTTATTGATGAACAAGCTCCTTGGTCATTATATAAAAAGGGACAGCAGCAGTCGGTGGAAAAAGTTCTCTACGCAGTTCTAGAATCAGTTAGACTATCAGCTTATCTCCTATCCCCAATTATTCCAAACATCAGTAGCGATATTTATCAGCAACTGGGCTTTGGAATAAACTTTAACGATCAAATACAAAGTTCAGTTACCGCTCCCTTTGCCACCCATGCAACATGGGGAATACTATCGAGTAAACAACAGTTGGGTACACACCAACCAGTTTTTAAGCGAATAGAACCCCCAAAAAACGATTAG
- a CDS encoding LabA-like NYN domain-containing protein has product MLNNLENDSIFTPEQVLENRGRVAIFIDGSNLFYAALQLGIEIDYTKLLYRLTGGSRLLRSFFYTGVDRTNEKQQGFLLWMRRNGYRVIAKDLVQLPDGSKKANLDVEIAVDMMALVDSYDTAVLVSGDGDLAYAVNSVSYRGVRVEVVSLRSMTSDSLINVSDRYIDLEAIKEDIQKTPRQSYPYRPLSGIGFLEDPRTSDGHLEIQE; this is encoded by the coding sequence ATGTTGAATAATTTGGAAAACGATTCAATATTTACGCCAGAACAAGTTTTAGAGAATCGGGGCAGGGTCGCCATATTTATTGATGGCTCAAATCTATTTTACGCTGCACTGCAACTAGGGATTGAAATCGATTACACAAAGCTATTGTATCGATTAACAGGAGGTTCTAGACTCCTGCGTTCTTTTTTCTACACTGGCGTAGACCGAACAAACGAGAAGCAACAGGGGTTTCTGCTGTGGATGCGTCGCAATGGCTATCGAGTCATTGCTAAGGATTTGGTTCAGCTACCAGATGGCTCTAAAAAAGCTAACCTGGATGTAGAAATAGCAGTAGACATGATGGCGTTAGTAGATTCTTATGATACCGCAGTTTTAGTCAGCGGTGATGGGGATTTAGCATATGCGGTCAATTCAGTGAGCTATCGCGGCGTGCGAGTAGAAGTGGTGAGCTTGCGTTCAATGACCAGCGACAGCTTAATTAATGTAAGCGATCGCTACATTGATTTAGAAGCCATCAAAGAGGATATTCAAAAAACCCCTCGCCAAAGCTATCCATACCGGCCGTTATCTGGTATCGGTTTTTTGGAAGACCCCAGAACTAGTGATGGACACCTAGAAATCCAAGAATAA